A genomic window from Sphingobacterium sp. BN32 includes:
- a CDS encoding TonB-dependent receptor: MGRVIVLIVVTMVMLFNQALAKSQDADIKGRVVNQDNQPIASASVYLMSSSSDVLIKTALTDQDGNYIILKAPKGNYYIQVSSVGFANGKSANFDLGESAYNVPDIKLAAASQAIETVTVRGQAPMVQNKDGKLILNVENSTLAAGSNALEVVKRAPGVSVDKDDNLQLMGQQGVTVTIDGRQTFMTGEQLATFLKSTDAAQIKSVEVTTTRQAKDDAEGAVGTINIVLKKNNTEGFNGSFVASAAQGKHFRGNSSVNLNYKKNNTTVFGSYAYTDNKRETELNLERTIANNGKSTVFDQQAGLIEREKNHNYRFGVEQKTSSKNTMLLQFTGNNNEEDGDNLSASYIGPSLNVTDSIMRANSYSLAKFNRYSANFNNEYKIDTTGSKLTFDFDWSMFRTKSDVDYFYTTENPVGGLLRPEERERSSMPVDIDIYVSKLDYVKPFKKGKLEAGLKYSNVKSDNDLGFERFVGGQWEDYEGRPNHFVYTEQVSAGYVDYSTEFGKWTAKAGVRAEYTISDGHSITKDSRVKRDYLDFFPSANLGYNISPNHILTLSYARKISRPNYRFLNPFRYYIDKLTFQEGNPYVNPQYTHGFSLNYTLMQMFNFTLGTDITNDAMVESMGQNKETNETWITRDNLAKSVTSYLNMNIPYRVGKFWTMNNNFTGIYMHFKGPIAGYYADLGSFFIQANSMHTFKLSNQFSAEANINGNTPFIYNVYKISGRINLDLGLNYNFKDQKSSLKLAVSDVFRSNRNNVDTDFEEFNSKIRQYNDNQSVRLTYTYKFGNLKQQIRRRDSSNEEKERAN, translated from the coding sequence ATGGGAAGAGTAATTGTGCTAATCGTCGTAACAATGGTTATGCTATTTAACCAGGCATTAGCAAAGTCGCAAGACGCAGATATTAAAGGGCGAGTCGTTAATCAAGATAATCAACCCATTGCTTCGGCATCGGTGTATTTGATGTCTTCATCGTCAGATGTATTAATTAAAACAGCATTGACCGACCAAGACGGTAATTATATCATATTAAAAGCGCCTAAAGGAAATTACTACATCCAAGTTTCTTCTGTAGGTTTTGCGAACGGCAAGTCGGCGAACTTTGATTTAGGCGAATCTGCTTATAACGTCCCAGATATTAAACTTGCGGCAGCAAGTCAGGCTATAGAAACTGTTACTGTGCGTGGTCAGGCTCCTATGGTTCAGAATAAGGATGGTAAGTTGATTTTGAATGTAGAAAATTCCACCCTCGCTGCCGGTAGTAACGCCTTAGAAGTTGTTAAGCGTGCTCCTGGAGTTAGTGTGGATAAGGATGATAATCTGCAGCTCATGGGGCAGCAAGGTGTAACTGTGACCATTGATGGCCGTCAAACTTTCATGACTGGCGAGCAATTAGCAACCTTCTTGAAGTCTACCGATGCGGCTCAGATCAAAAGTGTGGAAGTAACAACGACCAGACAGGCAAAGGACGATGCAGAAGGCGCTGTGGGAACCATTAATATTGTGTTGAAAAAGAATAATACAGAAGGCTTCAATGGATCGTTTGTGGCTAGTGCTGCCCAAGGAAAACATTTTAGAGGCAACAGCTCAGTAAACCTGAACTATAAAAAGAATAACACAACGGTATTCGGTTCTTACGCCTATACTGACAATAAACGTGAAACTGAGTTGAATCTGGAAAGAACGATTGCGAATAATGGGAAGTCTACGGTATTTGATCAGCAAGCTGGTCTGATAGAAAGAGAGAAGAACCATAACTATCGTTTTGGTGTGGAGCAAAAGACTTCATCAAAAAATACGATGTTGTTACAGTTTACCGGAAACAACAATGAAGAAGACGGCGACAACCTGAGTGCTTCTTACATCGGTCCTTCGCTGAATGTAACAGACTCGATTATGCGAGCGAACTCCTATAGCCTTGCGAAGTTTAACCGCTATTCGGCAAACTTCAATAATGAGTATAAGATCGATACGACGGGCAGTAAGCTGACGTTCGACTTCGACTGGAGCATGTTTCGTACGAAGTCTGATGTCGATTACTTCTACACAACGGAAAACCCAGTAGGAGGACTATTGCGTCCGGAAGAAAGAGAACGAAGTAGTATGCCGGTAGATATTGATATCTATGTTTCCAAATTAGACTATGTGAAGCCTTTCAAAAAAGGGAAGTTAGAGGCCGGGTTAAAATATAGCAATGTAAAGTCGGATAACGACCTTGGTTTTGAGCGCTTCGTAGGCGGGCAGTGGGAAGATTATGAAGGAAGACCTAATCATTTCGTGTATACCGAACAAGTGTCGGCGGGTTATGTGGATTACAGTACCGAGTTTGGGAAGTGGACCGCGAAAGCCGGTGTGCGCGCAGAATACACCATCTCTGATGGTCATTCGATCACAAAGGATTCCCGCGTGAAACGCGATTATTTGGACTTTTTCCCTTCGGCAAACCTGGGATATAACATTAGTCCTAATCATATCCTGACCTTAAGCTATGCACGGAAGATCAGCAGACCTAACTATCGTTTCTTAAATCCGTTCCGTTATTATATCGATAAATTGACGTTCCAGGAAGGTAATCCTTACGTCAATCCACAGTATACTCATGGCTTCTCTTTGAACTATACGCTGATGCAGATGTTCAACTTTACCTTAGGTACCGATATCACCAATGATGCAATGGTGGAAAGCATGGGGCAGAATAAGGAAACCAACGAGACCTGGATTACGCGTGATAATTTAGCCAAGTCAGTAACTTCTTATTTGAATATGAATATTCCATATCGCGTCGGCAAGTTCTGGACAATGAACAATAATTTTACAGGGATCTACATGCACTTTAAAGGGCCGATTGCTGGCTATTATGCCGACCTAGGATCGTTTTTTATCCAAGCAAACAGTATGCATACCTTTAAATTGAGCAATCAATTTTCTGCGGAAGCCAATATTAATGGAAATACGCCGTTTATATATAACGTATACAAGATTAGTGGCCGCATAAACTTAGACCTAGGCTTAAACTATAATTTCAAAGATCAGAAAAGCTCATTGAAGCTTGCTGTGAGCGATGTGTTCCGATCGAACAGAAATAATGTGGACACTGACTTCGAAGAGTTTAATTCAAAGATTCGTCAATATAATGATAATCAAAGCGTTCGTCTTACCTATACCTACAAATTCGGTAACTTAAAGCAACAGATTCGCCGTCGCGATTCAAGTAACGAAGAGAAGGAGAGAGCGAACTAA
- the nagB gene encoding glucosamine-6-phosphate deaminase — protein sequence MARLNLLEETRFEKVPVSVYPSQDEASIQVAQRIAAIILDKQAKGEKAVLGLATGATPVKVYKELVRLHKEEGLSFQNVVTFNLDEYYPMLPNAEQSYVAFMKKQLFDHIDIPEENINIPDGTLAPEDVQAYCIAYEQKISSFGGLDIQILGIGRTGHIGFNEPGSAPNSGTRLVTLDDLTRRDASRDFGGKENVPTKAITMGVGTIFKAKEIVLMAWNEKKAEIVKKAVEGEISSDIPATYLQMSDNVEFVLDTDAASALTRFNLPWLAHDVVWEDKLVKKAVVWLSLHLKKAILKLTDDDYNNYGMAQLITEQGPAYSINIRIFNELQRTITGWPGGKPNVDDSNRPERAEPAKKNVILFSPHPDDDVISMGGTFIRLADQGHNVHVAYQTSGNTAVWDDDVLRYLEFVQDFAVAIDDDNGVTTNIYNEAREFFKIKKPNQVDPEIIRTIKGLIRKGEAIAGARFVGVPDENIHFQNLPFYDRGKFSKEVSYEDDIQQTMELLRQVKPHQIFAAGDFADPHGTHKVCFDIILAAILRLRETDEWTKDCWLWLYRGAWHEYPIHEIEMAVPLSPQEVKRKRLAIFKHQSQKDLPVFPGDDPREFWVRAEDRTSETAGLYHDLGLANYEAIEAFVRWKF from the coding sequence ATGGCAAGATTAAATTTATTAGAGGAAACCCGTTTTGAGAAAGTGCCGGTCTCGGTATACCCCTCTCAAGATGAAGCTTCTATCCAAGTTGCTCAACGCATTGCCGCTATCATCCTTGATAAGCAGGCAAAAGGGGAAAAGGCCGTACTCGGACTAGCTACCGGTGCGACGCCTGTTAAAGTCTACAAAGAGCTTGTACGCTTGCACAAAGAAGAAGGTTTAAGTTTTCAGAACGTAGTAACATTCAATTTGGATGAATACTACCCTATGCTTCCTAATGCTGAGCAAAGCTATGTGGCTTTCATGAAAAAACAATTGTTCGATCATATTGATATCCCTGAGGAGAACATCAATATCCCTGATGGAACATTAGCGCCAGAAGATGTACAGGCTTACTGTATAGCTTACGAACAAAAAATCTCTAGCTTCGGAGGATTGGATATCCAAATCTTAGGTATTGGTCGTACAGGCCACATTGGTTTCAATGAACCTGGTTCTGCTCCTAACTCTGGTACTCGCTTGGTAACCTTAGATGACCTTACTAGAAGAGACGCTTCTCGCGACTTCGGTGGTAAGGAAAATGTACCAACAAAAGCGATTACAATGGGTGTGGGCACTATCTTCAAAGCAAAAGAGATTGTGTTAATGGCATGGAATGAGAAGAAAGCTGAAATTGTTAAGAAAGCAGTAGAAGGCGAAATCTCTTCAGATATTCCAGCAACTTACCTGCAGATGTCGGATAATGTAGAGTTTGTTTTAGATACAGACGCTGCATCCGCATTAACGCGTTTTAACCTTCCTTGGTTAGCACATGACGTGGTATGGGAAGACAAATTAGTTAAGAAAGCAGTCGTATGGTTGTCTCTTCACCTGAAGAAAGCAATCTTGAAGCTTACTGATGATGATTACAATAACTACGGTATGGCTCAGTTAATTACCGAGCAAGGCCCAGCTTACAGTATCAACATCCGTATTTTCAACGAGTTACAGCGCACCATTACAGGATGGCCAGGCGGTAAACCAAATGTGGACGACTCAAACCGCCCAGAACGTGCAGAGCCAGCGAAAAAGAACGTTATCCTATTCTCACCACACCCTGATGATGACGTGATCTCTATGGGGGGTACTTTCATCCGTTTAGCAGATCAAGGCCATAATGTACATGTGGCTTATCAAACATCTGGAAATACTGCGGTATGGGATGATGACGTATTACGTTATTTAGAGTTCGTTCAGGACTTCGCTGTAGCAATCGATGACGATAATGGCGTAACAACCAATATCTATAACGAAGCACGCGAGTTCTTCAAGATTAAAAAACCAAATCAGGTAGATCCAGAAATTATCCGTACGATCAAAGGCTTAATCCGTAAGGGTGAAGCGATCGCAGGAGCACGCTTTGTAGGAGTACCGGATGAAAATATTCACTTCCAGAACTTACCGTTCTACGATCGTGGCAAATTCTCGAAGGAAGTTTCTTACGAAGATGATATCCAACAAACCATGGAGTTATTGCGCCAAGTTAAACCTCATCAGATCTTCGCTGCAGGTGACTTTGCCGATCCACACGGAACACACAAAGTATGTTTCGATATCATATTGGCAGCAATCTTACGCCTTCGCGAAACCGACGAATGGACAAAAGACTGCTGGTTATGGTTGTACCGTGGAGCATGGCACGAATACCCAATCCACGAGATCGAAATGGCGGTTCCACTATCTCCACAAGAGGTGAAACGCAAGCGCCTAGCCATCTTCAAACACCAGTCGCAAAAAGACCTTCCAGTATTCCCTGGAGATGATCCAAGAGAGTTCTGGGTGCGCGCTGAAGACCGTACTAGCGAAACAGCAGGCCTATACCATGACCTGGGTTTAGCAAACTACGAAGCTATCGAAGCTTTTGTGAGATGGAAATTTTAG
- a CDS encoding TIGR00730 family Rossman fold protein: protein MKLKQIVVFCASSPGFGNSFVDAAKAVGKAFVDRDIQLVYGGGRVGLMGAVADSVMEHGGVVVGVIPQFLNSKEIGHSGITQLIEVDTMHERKAKMNALCDGIIALPGGFGTMEELFEMITWAQLGLHKKPVGILNVDGFYDHLIQFIQQMVDTGLLKEENQKMLQYADIIDDLIDLMEQYEAPPVPKWLNIERS from the coding sequence ATGAAATTAAAGCAAATTGTAGTGTTCTGTGCTTCTAGCCCAGGTTTCGGGAATTCCTTTGTTGATGCTGCCAAGGCTGTAGGGAAAGCATTTGTAGATCGAGATATCCAGCTTGTTTATGGTGGCGGGCGTGTGGGATTGATGGGTGCTGTTGCTGATAGTGTGATGGAGCATGGCGGTGTCGTTGTTGGAGTTATTCCGCAGTTTTTGAACAGCAAGGAGATTGGACACTCAGGTATAACACAGCTCATCGAAGTGGATACGATGCATGAGCGTAAAGCGAAGATGAATGCGCTATGCGATGGTATTATCGCCTTGCCAGGGGGATTCGGGACGATGGAAGAGCTATTCGAAATGATTACCTGGGCCCAGTTAGGATTACATAAGAAACCTGTGGGTATTCTGAATGTGGATGGCTTCTATGACCACCTGATTCAATTTATACAGCAAATGGTCGATACAGGTTTGCTGAAGGAAGAAAACCAAAAGATGCTTCAGTATGCTGACATTATCGATGACTTGATCGATTTGATGGAGCAGTATGAAGCACCTCCGGTACCTAAATGGTTAAATATTGAAAGATCTTAA
- a CDS encoding peroxiredoxin, giving the protein MKKLLFILAFVPTLLFAQTKEELIATVKANPKDVQTLQTLQRIGVYDPDYKELQGLFKKLDKKVRKSNSGKLFERYLDALKNTQVGKKAPSITQLNLAGEPYALSDLKGKYVLVDFWASWCPPCREENPRLVKTYAEFKDKNFEILGVSFDKEFANWDKAIKDDKLTWKHVSDLQGWNNSAGQTYGVKAIPQNILIDPNGIIIAKNLHGDALNAKLREVLK; this is encoded by the coding sequence ATGAAAAAATTACTATTCATATTGGCGTTTGTACCGACTTTGCTATTCGCACAGACCAAGGAAGAGCTTATCGCGACAGTGAAAGCAAACCCGAAGGATGTGCAGACCTTGCAGACTTTACAGCGCATTGGTGTCTATGATCCTGATTATAAAGAACTTCAAGGATTATTCAAAAAGCTGGACAAGAAAGTTCGCAAAAGCAACTCCGGGAAATTATTTGAGCGTTATTTAGATGCCTTGAAGAACACGCAAGTGGGCAAGAAAGCACCTAGCATTACGCAATTAAATCTTGCGGGCGAACCTTATGCCCTTTCAGATTTAAAGGGCAAGTATGTTTTGGTGGATTTTTGGGCGTCTTGGTGCCCGCCTTGCCGCGAAGAAAACCCTAGGCTCGTAAAGACTTATGCGGAATTTAAAGATAAGAACTTCGAAATCTTAGGGGTATCCTTTGATAAGGAGTTTGCGAATTGGGACAAGGCAATCAAAGATGATAAGCTGACCTGGAAACATGTGTCAGACCTGCAAGGATGGAATAACTCTGCCGGCCAGACGTATGGTGTGAAAGCTATTCCTCAAAACATCCTGATTGATCCGAATGGAATCATTATCGCTAAAAACTTGCATGGCGACGCATTGAACGCAAAGCTTCGTGAGGTATTGAAATAG
- the uxaC gene encoding glucuronate isomerase translates to MRTFLDDNFLLHSKVAEELYHQYAKDLPIIDYHNHLPPDQVAANKQFDNITAIWLQGDHYKWRAMRANGIDEKFITGTASDQDKFRAWAKTVPYTVRNPLYHWTHLELQRYFDIHDLLTEKNADEVYEATSAKLQQPDFAVDGLLNKMNVEVICTTDDPIDSLEYHQSYAKSGKKLKMFPAFRPDKAMSPENIESFNQYIDKLAQISDREINSYQEYLDALKARHDFFADNGCCVSDHGLSHLYADDYTEADIKTIFAKIRRKEQLNEQEFNQFKSAMLVQFAEWDHEKEWVQQFHVGAFRNTNAKAIKTLGADTGYDSIGDYKQGEALVKFLNRLDSQNTLGKTILYNLNPMDNELFAAMGGNFNDGKTIGKMQFGSGWWYNDQKDGMTRQITALSNIGLISRFVGMLTDSRSFLSFPRHEYFRRILCDIFAEDIVKGELPHDMEWIGKIVQDICYYNAKAYFPFK, encoded by the coding sequence ATGAGAACATTTCTTGATGACAACTTTCTTCTACACAGCAAGGTAGCAGAAGAGTTATACCATCAATATGCGAAGGACCTTCCTATCATCGATTATCACAACCATCTTCCTCCCGATCAAGTCGCTGCGAATAAGCAATTTGATAATATTACGGCAATCTGGCTTCAGGGCGACCATTACAAATGGCGTGCTATGCGCGCTAATGGTATTGACGAAAAATTTATCACCGGCACGGCATCGGATCAAGATAAGTTTAGAGCATGGGCGAAAACTGTGCCTTACACTGTCAGGAACCCGCTTTACCATTGGACGCACCTGGAATTACAGCGATACTTTGACATCCATGATCTGCTTACAGAAAAGAATGCCGACGAAGTCTACGAAGCGACATCCGCAAAGCTGCAGCAGCCAGACTTCGCTGTCGATGGCTTACTGAATAAGATGAACGTAGAAGTGATCTGTACAACAGACGATCCTATAGATAGCCTAGAATACCATCAATCTTATGCAAAAAGCGGTAAAAAGCTGAAAATGTTTCCAGCATTCCGACCGGATAAAGCCATGAGCCCGGAGAACATCGAAAGCTTTAATCAATATATCGATAAACTAGCGCAGATATCGGATCGGGAAATAAACAGCTATCAAGAATATCTGGACGCGCTGAAAGCACGCCATGACTTCTTCGCAGATAACGGTTGCTGTGTATCCGATCATGGCCTTAGCCATTTATATGCAGATGACTACACGGAAGCTGACATCAAGACTATCTTTGCAAAAATTAGACGCAAAGAGCAGTTGAACGAACAGGAGTTCAATCAGTTCAAATCGGCGATGCTAGTGCAGTTTGCAGAGTGGGATCATGAAAAAGAATGGGTGCAGCAGTTTCATGTGGGTGCATTCCGCAATACCAATGCGAAAGCAATAAAAACGTTGGGTGCTGATACGGGCTACGATAGCATCGGCGATTATAAACAAGGGGAAGCACTGGTGAAGTTCTTAAATCGTCTGGATAGCCAGAACACACTAGGAAAAACCATACTCTACAATTTGAACCCGATGGACAATGAGCTGTTTGCAGCTATGGGCGGAAACTTTAATGATGGAAAGACCATCGGAAAGATGCAGTTTGGTTCGGGGTGGTGGTACAACGACCAAAAAGATGGGATGACACGTCAGATCACTGCACTATCGAATATCGGATTAATTAGCCGATTTGTCGGAATGTTAACTGACTCCAGAAGTTTCCTATCCTTCCCTCGGCATGAGTATTTCCGTCGAATCCTTTGTGATATCTTCGCTGAGGATATTGTAAAAGGCGAATTACCGCACGACATGGAATGGATAGGCAAAATCGTTCAGGATATTTGCTATTATAATGCGAAGGCTTACTTCCCATTTAAATAA
- a CDS encoding TonB-dependent siderophore receptor produces MRIAKILTLLFTISAGTTVMAQTTVKGKVVNPKGKGLSEVNISSNGYAAKTNGSGHFELYIGHPGEFVLVVSAVGYESRNIQVQPDGVETRIAELVLNDNHNNIDSVDVVGYHTVNDKKLAVGKGGILVRDLPQSVQIINAQVIRDQQVNRLSDVLKNANGVALGANRGGVNENFYARGYSLGSNNIFKNGARTNNGGSIEASTLESVEILKGTAALLYGGVSGGAVLNLVTKKPKFEQGGEVSMRVGSFNQYKPIVDVYGPISDRLAFRIVGTGEYAESYRDNVESKRFYINPSLLYKISEKSTLNAMFDYLKSDFTPDFGIGSVDGKIDQRVGRNTYLNTEWAYNKTNSSNGQLAFSHDFSSNWKLDLSASYQQYNRDYFGAERIQAKADGTIPRALNRTESEELTFNQQANLMGTVYTGTIKHQVLVGADFDQSNTKNYALNIYAGADPLKPSSAYDEINVFEKDSYKSRTDIPNTDLKTRTATNVYRYGVFAQDLVSLTDKFKVLVGLRYTEQNNKQAAGYDYAKDSSYVVENKTKDGQLLGDKKERAWSPKFALIYQPIKSTTLFVSYANNFTSNSGYDSEFRPMGPSIIDHYEAGVKNELFAGRLTANLTWYRIINDRFAQAIIDESGNVPDANMKEFTGKTASDGLDLDITGTIVDGLEVMGGYAYNFMRYLETNDNGSVEGVRLVGTTAHTGNASLFYTIQNGGARGLKLGFSTYYTGKRNAGWNNTKINESKGEDRIIPIDPFTTFDFSAGYTYKNWSILGKISNISNEFNYYVHENYSVNPIPPRSFTTTLSYKF; encoded by the coding sequence ATGAGAATTGCTAAAATATTAACCTTACTATTCACAATATCTGCTGGAACGACCGTGATGGCGCAGACCACTGTTAAAGGGAAAGTTGTCAATCCGAAGGGTAAGGGCTTATCTGAAGTTAATATTTCCTCGAATGGATATGCTGCCAAAACGAACGGCAGTGGTCATTTTGAACTATACATCGGGCATCCGGGCGAATTCGTACTGGTTGTGAGTGCGGTAGGCTATGAATCTCGGAATATACAGGTGCAGCCGGATGGCGTCGAAACTAGAATTGCAGAACTGGTATTGAATGATAACCATAATAACATTGACAGCGTTGATGTGGTGGGTTATCACACCGTGAACGACAAGAAGCTTGCAGTGGGCAAGGGTGGTATATTGGTGCGCGATCTACCGCAGTCAGTACAGATTATCAATGCGCAGGTTATTCGCGATCAGCAGGTTAACCGATTGAGTGATGTATTGAAAAATGCGAATGGCGTAGCATTGGGAGCTAATCGGGGTGGCGTAAATGAAAATTTTTATGCCCGAGGCTATAGCTTGGGATCCAACAATATCTTTAAGAATGGTGCTAGAACCAACAACGGTGGGTCGATCGAAGCAAGTACGTTAGAATCTGTTGAAATTCTGAAGGGTACAGCCGCTTTATTATATGGAGGCGTATCGGGTGGTGCTGTCCTTAACTTGGTCACCAAAAAGCCTAAGTTTGAGCAGGGCGGCGAAGTTTCTATGCGTGTCGGAAGCTTCAATCAATATAAACCGATCGTTGATGTGTATGGACCGATAAGTGATCGATTAGCATTCCGAATTGTTGGAACAGGTGAATACGCGGAGAGCTATAGAGATAATGTCGAAAGCAAACGTTTCTATATCAATCCGTCTTTATTGTACAAAATCTCAGAGAAATCAACATTGAATGCCATGTTCGATTATTTAAAGAGCGACTTTACTCCGGACTTCGGAATTGGATCAGTCGACGGGAAAATCGATCAGCGCGTGGGAAGAAATACGTACCTAAATACCGAATGGGCATACAATAAGACGAATTCCAGCAATGGACAGTTGGCTTTTTCGCATGACTTCTCCAGCAACTGGAAACTGGACTTAAGCGCTAGCTACCAACAGTATAACAGAGACTACTTCGGCGCAGAAAGAATACAAGCGAAAGCGGACGGGACCATCCCACGTGCTTTAAACCGAACGGAATCAGAAGAATTAACCTTTAACCAACAGGCTAACTTAATGGGGACAGTGTATACCGGTACGATTAAACATCAGGTCTTGGTTGGTGCAGATTTCGATCAGTCAAATACCAAAAACTATGCGTTGAATATCTATGCCGGTGCGGATCCTTTAAAGCCATCCAGCGCCTACGATGAAATCAACGTTTTTGAAAAAGATTCCTATAAATCAAGAACTGACATCCCAAATACCGATCTGAAAACAAGGACAGCAACGAATGTCTATCGCTATGGCGTATTCGCTCAGGACTTGGTAAGCCTGACAGACAAGTTCAAAGTTTTAGTAGGCCTTCGCTATACGGAACAGAATAATAAACAAGCAGCGGGTTATGACTATGCAAAAGACTCTTCCTATGTGGTAGAGAATAAAACAAAAGATGGCCAGTTATTAGGCGATAAAAAGGAGCGTGCTTGGTCTCCGAAATTTGCTCTGATCTATCAACCGATTAAATCGACAACCCTCTTTGTGAGCTATGCCAATAACTTCACCTCAAATTCGGGCTATGATAGCGAGTTTAGACCCATGGGCCCATCCATTATCGACCATTATGAAGCCGGAGTGAAAAATGAATTATTCGCGGGACGCTTGACAGCAAACCTAACATGGTACCGAATCATCAACGATCGCTTTGCTCAAGCGATTATCGACGAGAGCGGAAATGTTCCGGACGCAAACATGAAGGAGTTTACCGGCAAAACTGCATCTGATGGGCTTGACTTGGATATCACAGGTACTATTGTTGACGGCCTGGAGGTCATGGGTGGATATGCCTACAACTTTATGCGCTATCTCGAGACCAATGATAATGGCAGCGTCGAAGGCGTTCGCCTGGTGGGAACTACAGCCCACACCGGAAATGCATCGTTATTTTATACAATTCAAAACGGAGGCGCAAGAGGTCTGAAGTTAGGGTTTTCAACCTACTACACCGGAAAGCGCAACGCAGGTTGGAACAATACTAAAATCAATGAAAGTAAAGGTGAAGATCGCATTATCCCAATCGATCCATTTACCACATTCGATTTCTCCGCAGGATATACCTACAAAAACTGGAGCATACTCGGTAAGATCAGTAATATCAGCAACGAGTTTAACTATTATGTACACGAAAACTACAGTGTGAACCCAATTCCGCCAAGAAGTTTTACGACGACCTTGAGCTATAAGTTTTAG
- a CDS encoding SMP-30/gluconolactonase/LRE family protein codes for MMKYVLSLALIFSLCTSFGQKKLTQLWESKEQLPVPESVLYVPERSELFVTLIDGDGSTADGKGGVAILNLDGTMKNATWIEGLNAPKGMALYRDQLYIADINEVVVVDIITGNVINQIKIPESKFLNDVTVDRAGKVYISDTRDGKIYQLHNNRPSLFMSNVPNVNGLRVIDGSLYAMAGPELWKIDSKANKTVIAKGLKLGGDGLEPVGDGSFLVTCWGGLIYHITAQGQVTELLDVQGKMNTADLGYNPKDRILYVPTFNSNSVVAYKLD; via the coding sequence ATGATGAAATACGTACTATCTCTAGCCCTTATCTTCTCTTTATGTACTTCTTTCGGGCAAAAAAAACTTACCCAGTTATGGGAGTCCAAAGAACAATTACCTGTCCCTGAATCTGTATTATATGTTCCGGAGCGTTCCGAGCTATTCGTAACATTGATTGATGGCGATGGTTCTACAGCCGATGGAAAAGGCGGTGTGGCCATTCTTAATTTAGACGGAACGATGAAGAATGCAACCTGGATCGAAGGATTAAATGCACCTAAAGGAATGGCACTGTATAGAGATCAACTCTATATTGCCGATATTAATGAAGTTGTTGTCGTCGATATCATTACAGGGAATGTTATCAATCAGATCAAGATTCCCGAATCAAAATTCTTAAACGACGTAACGGTAGATCGCGCAGGTAAAGTCTATATCTCCGACACGCGCGATGGAAAGATCTATCAACTACATAACAATCGTCCGTCCCTATTTATGAGCAATGTCCCTAATGTAAATGGCCTACGTGTTATCGATGGAAGCCTATATGCGATGGCAGGTCCGGAGCTTTGGAAAATAGACAGCAAAGCAAATAAAACAGTTATAGCGAAGGGTTTGAAACTAGGAGGAGATGGTCTGGAGCCGGTTGGCGATGGAAGCTTCTTAGTGACGTGCTGGGGAGGTTTGATCTATCACATCACTGCGCAAGGGCAAGTAACGGAACTATTGGATGTACAAGGGAAGATGAATACCGCCGATCTTGGTTATAACCCAAAGGATAGGATCTTATATGTCCCTACCTTCAATAGTAATTCAGTTGTTGCCTATAAATTAGACTAA